The proteins below are encoded in one region of Gaiella occulta:
- a CDS encoding styrene monooxygenase/indole monooxygenase family protein encodes MSKFLIVGAGQAGLQLALGLLQDGHDVTVVSNRTPDDIRSGRVMSSQCMFDTALQHERDLGLDFWAEECPDIEGISLAAPAPGGGKKIDWAARLERPAQSVDQRVKMPAWMEELERRGGKLVLHDAAVPDLEEYARDHDLVLIAAGKGEVAQLFARDASRSPYAAPQRALALTYVTGMTPRPEFSAVAFNLIPTVGEYFVFLALTTTGKCEIMVFEGIPGGPMDCWGDVTAPAEHLEKSRWILETFLPWEAERCREIELTDEYGVLVGRFPPTVRKPVGELPSGALVLGLADAVVLNDPVTGQGSNNASKAAASYLASIREHGDAPFDRSFMERTFERYWGEAQYVTGWTNALLGPPPQHILDLLLAANDHQEIADRFVNGFNDPRDYFDWFMEPDKVGRYLAAVAT; translated from the coding sequence ATGTCGAAGTTCCTGATTGTCGGAGCCGGCCAGGCCGGCCTCCAGCTTGCTCTCGGGCTCCTCCAGGACGGCCATGACGTGACCGTCGTCTCGAACCGCACGCCGGACGACATTCGCTCCGGCCGGGTGATGTCGAGCCAGTGCATGTTCGACACCGCGCTCCAGCACGAGCGCGACCTCGGTCTCGACTTCTGGGCCGAGGAGTGCCCGGACATCGAAGGGATCTCGCTCGCGGCGCCCGCGCCGGGCGGCGGGAAGAAGATCGACTGGGCCGCGCGGCTCGAGCGTCCCGCGCAATCGGTCGACCAGCGCGTGAAGATGCCGGCGTGGATGGAGGAGCTCGAGCGCCGGGGCGGAAAGCTCGTCCTCCACGACGCCGCCGTCCCGGATCTCGAGGAGTACGCGCGCGACCACGACCTCGTGCTCATCGCGGCAGGCAAGGGAGAAGTCGCGCAGCTCTTCGCGCGGGATGCCTCGCGGTCGCCCTACGCCGCCCCCCAGCGGGCGCTGGCCCTGACGTACGTGACCGGGATGACTCCGCGGCCGGAGTTCTCCGCGGTCGCCTTCAACCTGATCCCGACGGTCGGCGAGTACTTCGTCTTTCTGGCGCTGACGACCACCGGCAAGTGCGAGATCATGGTGTTCGAGGGAATTCCCGGCGGGCCCATGGACTGCTGGGGCGACGTCACCGCCCCTGCCGAGCACCTGGAGAAGAGCAGGTGGATCCTCGAGACCTTCCTCCCGTGGGAGGCCGAGCGCTGCCGGGAGATCGAGCTCACGGACGAGTACGGCGTCCTCGTTGGCCGCTTCCCGCCGACAGTCAGGAAGCCGGTGGGCGAGTTGCCCTCCGGTGCGCTCGTGCTCGGTCTGGCGGACGCGGTCGTCCTCAACGACCCGGTCACGGGCCAGGGCTCGAACAATGCAAGCAAGGCGGCCGCCTCCTACCTTGCCAGCATCCGCGAGCACGGCGACGCGCCCTTCGACCGCAGCTTCATGGAGCGGACGTTCGAGCGCTACTGGGGCGAGGCGCAGTACGTGACCGGCTGGACAAACGCCCTGCTTGGGCCGCCGCCGCAGCACATCCTCGACCTGCTCCTCGCCGCGAATGACCACCAGGAGATCGCCGACCGCTTCGTCAACGGCTTCAACGATCCGCGTGACTACTTCGACTGGTTCATGGAGCCGGACAAGGTTGGCCGCTACCTGGCCGCTGTGGCCACGTAA
- a CDS encoding flavin reductase family protein has protein sequence MTTRDEDGRRAGVTANSFTSLSLNPPLVLWCLDRDALSMPVFRAASHFAVNVLSAGQHYLSRQFATRADDKFADADCESGPGDVPLLRGALARFVCRNTRHVEAGDHVFVIGEVERFESFPGEPLVFHSGAYRVATRHPELDAR, from the coding sequence GTGACGACGCGGGACGAGGACGGCCGCCGCGCCGGCGTCACCGCGAACTCCTTCACCTCGCTCTCGCTCAACCCGCCGCTCGTCCTCTGGTGTCTCGACCGCGATGCCCTGAGCATGCCGGTGTTCCGGGCCGCGAGCCATTTCGCCGTCAACGTCCTCAGCGCAGGCCAGCACTATCTGTCGCGCCAGTTCGCGACCCGCGCCGACGACAAGTTCGCCGACGCGGACTGCGAGAGCGGGCCGGGCGACGTCCCGCTGCTCAGGGGGGCGCTCGCGCGGTTCGTCTGCCGCAACACCCGGCACGTCGAGGCGGGAGATCATGTCTTCGTGATCGGCGAGGTCGAGCGCTTCGAGAGCTTCCCCGGTGAGCCGCTCGTGTTCCACTCCGGGGCGTACCGCGTCGCCACGCGGCATCCGGAGCTCGATGCCCGCTGA
- a CDS encoding SDR family NAD(P)-dependent oxidoreductase: MPAETSLTGRFDGKVVLVVGASVGIGAAAARLFSELGAAVVLASRNMEATRALADELVGLGRQAAAVEADVGHDGDVERAVAVAVERYGGLDAAFNNAGIQGPARPLAEQSDVDFDRILNVNLKGIWRSMRAELPELIDRGGAIVNTASVGGLIVAPGISPYCASKHGVIGLSRGRRSTTRRRCA, from the coding sequence ATGCCCGCTGAGACCTCCCTGACCGGCCGGTTCGACGGCAAGGTCGTCCTCGTCGTTGGCGCGAGCGTAGGGATCGGTGCGGCCGCGGCCCGTCTCTTCTCGGAGCTCGGAGCGGCGGTTGTGCTGGCAAGCCGGAACATGGAGGCGACGAGGGCACTGGCCGACGAGCTCGTCGGTCTAGGGCGCCAGGCGGCCGCCGTCGAGGCGGACGTCGGCCACGACGGCGACGTCGAGCGGGCGGTCGCGGTGGCGGTGGAACGGTACGGCGGCCTCGACGCCGCGTTCAACAACGCCGGCATCCAGGGGCCCGCACGCCCGCTCGCAGAGCAGAGCGACGTGGACTTCGACCGCATCCTGAACGTCAACCTCAAGGGCATCTGGCGCTCGATGCGCGCCGAGCTCCCCGAGCTGATCGACCGCGGCGGCGCGATCGTCAACACCGCGTCCGTCGGGGGCCTCATCGTCGCTCCGGGGATCTCGCCGTACTGCGCGAGCAAGCACGGCGTCATCGGTCTCTCCCGGGGGCGGCGCTCGACTACGCGCCGAAGGTGCGCCTAA
- a CDS encoding SDR family NAD(P)-dependent oxidoreductase — protein sequence MRLNVVAPGAIDTARFNDWMTDPAAREHMVSLHPLGRVGAAEEVATMVAFLCSDAASYMTGAVVPVDGGYTLA from the coding sequence GTGCGCCTAAACGTCGTCGCGCCCGGAGCGATCGACACGGCGAGGTTCAACGACTGGATGACCGACCCTGCAGCGCGGGAGCACATGGTTAGCCTGCACCCCCTCGGTCGCGTGGGCGCCGCCGAAGAGGTTGCTACCATGGTCGCTTTCCTCTGTTCGGACGCCGCGTCGTACATGACGGGCGCGGTCGTTCCGGTGGACGGCGGCTACACGCTCGCCTGA
- a CDS encoding AfsR/SARP family transcriptional regulator yields MEARIQLCGRLVARLGGERVDDRLPGRQGRHLFAYLVVNRLRPTSRAELMDALWPGEVPPAADSALSALLSKLRRIVPIESRPEPQIVLPAHAFVDLEAAFEAVHRAESATRRGAWADAWAPARVALHTASRTFLAGDDAPWIEERRRQLEAVRIGALECVAEVGIGLGGPELDSAIRAGRALTELAPLRESGYRLLMRALDADGNRGEALALYDRLRTTLREQLGATPSHAARELHKAILG; encoded by the coding sequence TTGGAGGCGAGGATCCAGCTGTGCGGCAGGCTCGTCGCGAGGCTGGGAGGCGAGCGCGTCGACGACCGGCTTCCGGGACGACAGGGCCGGCACCTGTTCGCCTACCTGGTCGTCAATCGCCTGCGCCCGACCAGCCGGGCAGAGTTGATGGACGCACTCTGGCCCGGGGAGGTGCCGCCCGCGGCCGACTCGGCGCTGAGCGCGCTGCTCTCGAAGCTGCGCCGGATCGTCCCGATCGAGAGCCGTCCAGAGCCGCAGATCGTTCTCCCGGCGCACGCCTTCGTCGATCTCGAGGCCGCCTTCGAGGCGGTCCATCGCGCCGAGTCGGCCACACGCCGGGGCGCCTGGGCGGATGCCTGGGCACCCGCGCGCGTCGCGCTGCACACGGCCTCGCGCACCTTCCTCGCCGGAGACGACGCCCCCTGGATCGAGGAACGGCGCCGGCAGCTCGAAGCGGTGCGCATCGGGGCGCTCGAATGCGTCGCCGAGGTCGGAATCGGACTCGGCGGCCCGGAGCTCGACTCCGCGATCCGCGCGGGCCGCGCCCTGACCGAGCTGGCGCCCCTGCGCGAGAGCGGCTACCGCCTGCTCATGCGCGCGCTCGACGCAGACGGCAACCGCGGCGAAGCGCTCGCCCTGTACGACCGGCTGCGCACCACCCTGCGCGAGCAGCTGGGGGCGACACCGAGCCACGCCGCGCGGGAGCTGCACAAGGCGATCCTCGGATAG
- a CDS encoding DUF1059 domain-containing protein — protein sequence MPKLVNCECGEIIRGEDDDELVENVTAHVDRHHPDLVGKLTRDDVLAMAEET from the coding sequence ATGCCCAAGCTGGTCAACTGCGAGTGCGGCGAGATCATCCGCGGCGAGGACGACGACGAGCTGGTCGAGAACGTGACCGCGCACGTCGACCGCCACCACCCCGACCTCGTCGGCAAGCTCACCCGGGATGACGTCCTCGCGATGGCGGAGGAGACCTGA
- a CDS encoding cold-shock protein, which translates to MAEGTVKWFNDAKGFGFIEPAEGSKDLFVHHSNIAGDGFKSLPEGAKVSFEAREGAKGPEATNVTVIA; encoded by the coding sequence ATGGCAGAAGGAACCGTGAAGTGGTTCAACGATGCGAAGGGGTTCGGTTTCATCGAGCCCGCCGAGGGGTCGAAGGACCTCTTCGTGCATCACAGCAACATTGCTGGTGACGGCTTCAAGTCGCTCCCGGAGGGGGCGAAGGTGTCGTTCGAGGCCCGCGAGGGCGCGAAGGGCCCGGAGGCGACCAACGTCACCGTGATCGCGTAG
- the infA gene encoding translation initiation factor IF-1, whose product MAVKEEKIEMEGEITESLRNRMFRLRLDNGHEMIGYTAGRMKRYRIRMLPGDRVRVELSPYDLDRGRIVYRLR is encoded by the coding sequence ATCGCCGTCAAGGAAGAGAAGATCGAGATGGAGGGGGAGATCACCGAGTCCCTCCGCAACCGGATGTTCAGGCTCCGGCTCGACAACGGCCACGAGATGATCGGCTACACCGCCGGACGGATGAAGCGCTACAGGATCCGGATGCTCCCCGGCGATCGCGTGCGGGTCGAGCTCTCCCCGTACGACCTCGACCGCGGTCGCATCGTCTACCGGCTGCGGTAG
- a CDS encoding helix-turn-helix domain-containing protein, whose translation MATSDGGREDGGAAPGIAAVAAAPAPVGERVRALRVAARMTQTQLAAGRFSKEYISQVERGKTRPTAETLEWLAGRLGTDMEFLEQGVSRAELGQAESALARAEALSESHRYERAIEEFRDAAALVESAGLPALSLRALRGEAWAHLQKGDLGAAESLLARARDLVQGAGFTGVDRADLLFLLGVLSYKRSDVVRAVELFARALALAERSGRACDGLRSDIHHWRSRCRRRQRDWEAAREDTERALELAEDLGDPRRSADAYFQASLVAERQGNWLLARQHAEQAMALFDELGDRANVGRLLNNLGGIAHLLGNSTRAVELLNRSFEIAVETGLAPDAGHALCSLAEVHLACGEAAAAERDARKALRLLAGRVDYLHEIGIAELTLGHALLKQDRPDEAEAFFSAAQTSFARIGSVSHQAAAAAALGDLAGYRGDTRAAARRYRQAAEALRDSPF comes from the coding sequence ATGGCTACCAGCGACGGTGGACGAGAGGACGGCGGAGCGGCCCCCGGCATCGCCGCCGTGGCGGCGGCGCCTGCGCCGGTGGGCGAGCGTGTTCGCGCGTTGCGCGTGGCGGCGCGGATGACGCAGACGCAGCTCGCCGCCGGCCGCTTCTCGAAGGAGTACATCAGCCAGGTCGAGCGCGGCAAGACGCGCCCGACGGCGGAGACGCTGGAGTGGCTCGCCGGGCGGCTCGGGACCGACATGGAGTTTCTCGAGCAGGGCGTGAGCAGGGCCGAGCTCGGGCAGGCCGAGTCCGCGCTCGCACGCGCCGAGGCGCTCTCGGAGAGCCACCGCTACGAGCGGGCGATCGAGGAGTTTCGCGACGCGGCGGCCCTCGTCGAGAGCGCGGGACTGCCCGCGCTCTCTCTGCGCGCGCTGCGCGGCGAGGCGTGGGCGCATCTGCAGAAGGGCGACCTGGGCGCGGCGGAGTCGCTGCTCGCGCGGGCACGAGATCTCGTGCAGGGCGCGGGGTTCACCGGGGTGGACCGCGCCGACCTGCTGTTCCTGCTCGGTGTGCTGTCCTACAAGCGCTCCGACGTGGTGAGGGCGGTCGAGCTGTTCGCCCGCGCGCTCGCGCTGGCCGAGCGCTCCGGGCGCGCGTGCGACGGCCTGCGCTCGGACATCCACCACTGGCGCTCGCGTTGCCGCCGCCGCCAGCGCGACTGGGAAGCGGCCCGCGAGGACACCGAGCGCGCGCTCGAGCTCGCCGAGGATCTCGGCGATCCGCGCCGCTCGGCCGACGCGTACTTCCAGGCGTCGCTCGTCGCGGAGCGGCAGGGGAACTGGCTGCTCGCGCGGCAGCACGCCGAACAGGCGATGGCGCTGTTCGACGAGCTCGGCGACCGGGCGAACGTCGGCCGTCTCCTCAACAACCTCGGCGGCATCGCCCACCTGCTCGGGAACTCCACCAGGGCGGTCGAGCTGCTGAACCGCTCGTTCGAGATCGCCGTCGAGACCGGCCTCGCCCCGGACGCCGGCCACGCGCTGTGCTCGCTCGCCGAGGTCCACCTCGCCTGCGGCGAGGCCGCGGCGGCGGAGCGCGACGCACGCAAGGCACTGCGCCTGCTCGCAGGCCGCGTCGACTACCTCCACGAGATCGGCATCGCGGAGCTCACGCTCGGGCACGCGTTGCTGAAGCAGGATCGGCCCGACGAGGCCGAAGCGTTCTTCTCGGCGGCGCAGACGAGCTTCGCGCGGATCGGCTCGGTCAGCCATCAGGCCGCCGCCGCCGCCGCCCTCGGCGACCTCGCCGGCTACCGCGGCGACACCCGCGCCGCTGCCCGCCGCTACCGGCAGGCAGCAGAGGCGCTGCGCGACTCGCCCTTCTAG
- a CDS encoding aminotransferase class I/II-fold pyridoxal phosphate-dependent enzyme, with protein sequence MEFRRVDSLPPYVFAVIRDLTLELRRAGDDVVDLGFGNPDLPSPVLAVEKLAEAAHNPRNHRYSASKGIPNLRLACANLYRRTFAVELDPETEVLNTIGAKEGLSHLMWVLLEPGDSALVPSPSYPIHIHAPILAGASVTRVPMGADEDLFANLEEAWERAQPKPRVVILSFPHNPTTATVDLAFMQRVVDFAREHELLVVHDFAYADLAFDGYAPPSILQVPGAREVAVELYTLTKSFSMAGWRVGFVVGNRDVVAALARLKSWLDYGTFQPIQIAAIVAMNELPGYPREVAAIYQSRRDALCDGLERAGWSFPRPKGTMFVWAPIPERFRPLGSLAFAEKLAREASVAVSPGIGFGADGDAFVRFALVENEHRIGQAVRGIRKLLDA encoded by the coding sequence GTGGAGTTCCGCCGGGTCGACAGCCTTCCCCCCTACGTGTTCGCGGTCATCCGCGACCTCACGCTCGAGCTGCGCCGCGCCGGCGACGACGTCGTCGATCTCGGCTTCGGCAACCCCGACCTCCCCTCGCCCGTCCTCGCCGTCGAGAAGCTCGCGGAGGCGGCTCACAATCCGCGCAACCACCGCTATTCGGCCTCGAAGGGGATCCCGAACCTGCGGCTCGCGTGCGCGAACCTCTACCGGCGCACCTTCGCGGTCGAGCTCGACCCCGAGACCGAGGTGCTGAACACGATCGGTGCCAAGGAAGGGCTCTCGCACCTGATGTGGGTGCTGCTCGAGCCGGGTGACTCGGCTCTCGTACCGAGCCCCAGCTACCCGATCCACATCCACGCGCCGATCCTCGCGGGCGCCTCGGTGACACGCGTGCCGATGGGCGCCGACGAGGATCTGTTCGCGAACCTGGAGGAGGCGTGGGAGCGGGCGCAGCCGAAGCCCCGCGTCGTCATCCTCTCCTTCCCGCACAACCCGACGACCGCCACCGTCGACCTCGCGTTCATGCAGCGCGTCGTCGACTTCGCGCGCGAGCACGAGCTGCTCGTGGTGCACGACTTCGCCTACGCCGACCTCGCCTTCGACGGCTACGCGCCGCCCTCGATCCTGCAGGTGCCGGGCGCCCGCGAGGTGGCGGTGGAGCTGTACACCCTGACGAAGTCGTTCTCGATGGCGGGCTGGCGGGTCGGCTTCGTCGTCGGCAACCGCGACGTCGTCGCGGCGCTGGCCCGGCTCAAGTCGTGGCTCGACTACGGCACCTTCCAGCCGATCCAGATCGCGGCGATCGTGGCGATGAACGAGCTGCCCGGCTACCCGCGGGAAGTGGCGGCGATCTACCAGTCGCGCCGCGACGCGCTCTGCGACGGGCTCGAGCGGGCGGGCTGGTCGTTCCCGCGGCCGAAGGGGACGATGTTCGTGTGGGCGCCGATCCCCGAGCGCTTCCGCCCGCTCGGCTCGCTCGCGTTCGCGGAGAAGCTGGCGCGCGAGGCGAGCGTGGCCGTCTCGCCCGGCATCGGCTTCGGCGCTGACGGCGACGCGTTCGTGCGCTTCGCGCTCGTCGAGAACGAGCACCGCATCGGCCAGGCCGTGCGCGGCATCCGCAAGCTGCTCGACGCCTGA
- the cobA gene encoding uroporphyrinogen-III C-methyltransferase: MSVHLVGAGPGDPGLITARGLELVRSCDVLVVDELVAQELVAEAPEEALVVSRAGMGQEEINRLLVAYGSAGFDVVRLKGGDPFVFGRGGEEALALAEAGVPFDVVPGVSSIAAVPAAALIPVTHRGVADRVTIASGHGAGGGEPEYGALAAAGGTLVLFMGLERLPRLCAGLVAAGLPGSTPTAVVSRGTLPDQETVTGTLADVAGLAEGLASPALVVVGDVVSVGVSLDAAASARLVA; the protein is encoded by the coding sequence GTGAGCGTGCACCTCGTCGGCGCCGGCCCGGGCGATCCCGGCCTGATCACCGCCCGCGGGCTCGAGCTCGTCCGCTCGTGCGACGTGCTCGTCGTCGACGAGCTCGTCGCGCAGGAGCTCGTCGCCGAGGCGCCGGAGGAGGCCCTCGTCGTCTCGCGCGCCGGCATGGGGCAGGAGGAGATCAACCGGCTGCTCGTCGCCTACGGCTCGGCCGGCTTCGACGTCGTGCGGCTGAAGGGCGGCGACCCGTTCGTGTTCGGCCGCGGCGGCGAGGAGGCGCTCGCGCTCGCCGAGGCGGGCGTCCCGTTCGACGTCGTCCCGGGGGTCTCGTCGATCGCGGCCGTGCCGGCCGCGGCGCTGATCCCGGTGACCCATCGCGGTGTCGCCGACCGGGTCACGATCGCGAGCGGCCACGGCGCGGGCGGCGGCGAGCCCGAGTACGGGGCGCTCGCCGCGGCCGGCGGCACGCTCGTCCTCTTCATGGGCCTGGAGCGGCTGCCGCGGCTGTGCGCGGGCCTCGTCGCCGCGGGGCTGCCGGGCTCGACGCCCACCGCGGTCGTCTCGCGCGGCACGCTGCCCGACCAGGAGACGGTGACCGGCACGCTCGCCGATGTGGCGGGTCTCGCGGAGGGACTCGCCTCGCCGGCGCTCGTGGTCGTCGGCGACGTCGTGTCGGTGGGAGTGAGCCTCGACGCGGCCGCGTCTGCGAGACTCGTCGCGTAG
- a CDS encoding precorrin-2 dehydrogenase/sirohydrochlorin ferrochelatase family protein, whose product MDGPRYYMACLDLTGRSVLVVGGGRVALEKVEGLLASGADVTVVAPQVVPELTRLAVTLVRRGYRSEDLDGRFLVVAATSTTSVNRRVFRDAEARAQLCNVVDVPELCSFILPAVHRHDPIAVAVSTGGASPALAQRLRDEIAAVVRPEHADLARRLRALRPFAQSHFATYEERKAYFAGLVAEALG is encoded by the coding sequence GTGGACGGCCCGCGCTACTACATGGCGTGCCTCGACCTGACCGGGCGCAGCGTGCTCGTCGTCGGGGGCGGCCGGGTGGCGCTCGAGAAGGTCGAAGGGCTGCTCGCGTCCGGCGCCGACGTCACCGTCGTCGCTCCGCAGGTCGTGCCCGAGCTCACGCGGCTCGCCGTGACGCTCGTGCGGCGCGGGTACCGCAGCGAGGATCTGGACGGGCGCTTCCTCGTCGTCGCCGCCACCTCGACGACCTCGGTGAACCGCCGCGTGTTCCGCGACGCGGAGGCGCGCGCGCAGCTGTGCAACGTCGTCGACGTGCCCGAGCTGTGCTCGTTCATCCTCCCCGCCGTGCACCGGCACGACCCGATCGCGGTCGCCGTCTCGACCGGCGGCGCCTCCCCCGCGCTCGCCCAGCGCCTGCGCGACGAGATCGCCGCGGTCGTGCGGCCCGAGCACGCCGACCTCGCGCGGCGGCTGCGCGCGTTGCGGCCGTTCGCGCAGTCGCACTTCGCCACCTACGAGGAACGCAAGGCGTACTTCGCCGGCCTCGTGGCCGAGGCGCTCGGGTGA
- a CDS encoding phosphoadenylyl-sulfate reductase: MSVDLIDELEAGELSVEFEGQEPWEVLEWAIERFGGGLALSTAFQEGDVALIDMAYRIDPAVRVFSIDTGRLPQETHDLVEQLRDRYEGLRLELLSPDAAQVQRLVDRHGPNLFYRSVEHRLLCCNVRKVQPLTRVLAGLDAWVTGLRRDQWASRSDIRKVEIDHDHGAIVKLNPLAEWSEEDVWDYLRRYDVPTHALYAQGYTSIGCLPCTRPVAAGEPVRAGRWWWETGAPKECGMHCAIETGGFEHELHAIVGEDRHE; this comes from the coding sequence ATGAGCGTCGATCTCATCGACGAGCTGGAGGCCGGCGAGCTGTCGGTCGAGTTCGAGGGGCAGGAGCCCTGGGAGGTGCTCGAGTGGGCGATCGAGCGCTTCGGAGGAGGGCTCGCGCTCTCGACCGCGTTCCAGGAAGGCGACGTGGCGCTGATCGACATGGCGTACCGGATCGATCCTGCCGTCCGTGTGTTCTCGATCGACACGGGTCGCCTGCCGCAGGAGACGCACGACCTCGTCGAGCAGCTGCGCGACCGCTACGAGGGCCTGCGGCTCGAGCTGCTCTCCCCCGACGCCGCGCAGGTGCAACGGCTCGTCGACCGCCACGGGCCCAACCTCTTCTACCGCTCCGTCGAGCACCGGCTCCTGTGCTGCAACGTTCGCAAGGTGCAGCCGCTCACGCGCGTGCTCGCGGGGCTCGACGCGTGGGTGACCGGCCTGCGGCGCGACCAGTGGGCGTCGCGCTCCGACATCCGCAAGGTGGAGATCGACCACGACCACGGCGCGATCGTGAAGCTGAACCCGCTCGCCGAGTGGTCGGAGGAGGACGTCTGGGACTACCTGCGCCGGTACGACGTGCCCACGCACGCCCTCTACGCCCAGGGCTATACGTCGATCGGCTGCCTGCCGTGCACGCGGCCGGTCGCAGCAGGCGAGCCGGTGCGGGCGGGGCGCTGGTGGTGGGAGACCGGCGCGCCGAAGGAATGCGGCATGCACTGCGCGATCGAGACCGGCGGCTTCGAGCACGAGCTGCACGCGATCGTCGGGGAGGACAGGCATGAGTGA
- a CDS encoding nitrite/sulfite reductase, whose protein sequence is MAQGARTVMEEPTLELVLRRNPQERLKREKSPLVMLDELPALIATGYADIAEEDIVRLKWWGLYHDKPKVGTFMLRIKLPAGRITPQQLHAVGELSNEHGRGAGELTTRQTIQLHYLELASLPLVFARLRDVGLTTVGACGDAVRNVTGCPVAGLARDELFDVTELTAEITSFFYGNPDYSDLPRKHKITVAACAHRCNAPEINCISLVGALRDGAPGFAVLVGGGLSSVPRLARELGVWVRPDEALPVLRALLDAWKEDLRYRISRVKARMKFMVDDRGADGMRAEVERRLGYALPDFTLPALEREPSDHMGVEPQHEPGTSSVGAPVHLGLISGDQMIAAARLAGEGDVRVTRQQNLVLTGVSDGALDDVVSGLAEIGFPVDANRLRGSSIGCTGEPHCNFAVTETKSRLGRLIEHLEGRFGDDVAGLRLHLDGCPHACGQHWVGDIGFQGTTVRDAEGKRRQAYDVLLRGALGPQAAIGRPVFRRVPSEELDAAVEGLVAGWLGGRDGGESFRSFCDRHTDDELGVLIGREPARSRREEEEAA, encoded by the coding sequence ATGGCGCAGGGCGCCCGGACGGTGATGGAGGAACCCACCCTCGAGCTCGTGCTCAGGCGCAACCCGCAGGAGCGGCTCAAGCGCGAGAAGAGCCCGCTCGTGATGCTCGACGAGCTGCCGGCGCTGATCGCGACCGGCTACGCCGACATCGCCGAGGAGGACATCGTGCGGCTGAAGTGGTGGGGCCTCTACCACGACAAGCCGAAGGTCGGAACGTTCATGCTGCGCATCAAGCTGCCGGCCGGGCGCATCACGCCGCAGCAGCTGCACGCCGTCGGCGAGCTCTCGAACGAGCACGGCCGCGGCGCGGGAGAGCTGACGACCCGCCAGACGATCCAGCTCCACTACCTCGAGCTCGCCTCCCTCCCCCTGGTGTTCGCGCGTCTGCGCGACGTCGGGCTGACCACGGTCGGCGCCTGCGGCGACGCGGTGCGCAACGTGACCGGCTGCCCCGTCGCCGGCCTCGCCCGCGACGAGCTCTTCGACGTGACGGAGCTCACGGCCGAGATCACGTCGTTCTTCTACGGCAACCCCGACTACTCCGACCTGCCGCGCAAGCACAAGATCACGGTGGCCGCGTGCGCGCACCGTTGCAACGCGCCGGAGATCAACTGCATCTCGCTCGTCGGCGCGTTGCGCGACGGCGCGCCGGGATTCGCGGTGCTCGTCGGCGGCGGCCTCTCCTCCGTGCCGCGCCTCGCGCGCGAGCTGGGCGTGTGGGTGCGTCCCGACGAGGCGCTGCCCGTGCTGCGGGCCCTCCTCGACGCGTGGAAGGAGGATCTGCGCTACCGCATCTCGCGGGTGAAGGCGCGGATGAAGTTCATGGTCGACGACCGGGGCGCCGACGGGATGCGCGCGGAGGTCGAGCGGCGCCTCGGCTACGCGCTGCCCGACTTCACGCTGCCCGCGCTCGAGCGCGAGCCGTCCGACCACATGGGCGTCGAGCCCCAGCACGAGCCGGGGACAAGCTCCGTCGGGGCGCCCGTGCACCTGGGCCTGATCTCGGGCGACCAGATGATCGCCGCGGCCCGTCTCGCCGGGGAGGGCGACGTCCGGGTCACGCGCCAGCAGAACCTCGTACTCACGGGCGTGTCCGACGGCGCGCTCGACGACGTCGTCTCCGGGCTCGCCGAGATCGGCTTCCCTGTCGATGCGAACCGCCTGCGCGGCAGCTCGATCGGCTGCACGGGCGAACCGCACTGCAACTTCGCCGTGACCGAGACGAAGAGCCGCCTCGGCCGCCTCATCGAGCACCTCGAGGGGCGCTTCGGCGACGACGTCGCCGGCCTGCGCCTCCATCTCGACGGCTGCCCGCACGCCTGCGGGCAGCACTGGGTCGGCGACATCGGCTTCCAGGGCACGACGGTGCGCGACGCCGAGGGCAAGCGCCGCCAGGCCTACGACGTGCTGCTGCGCGGCGCGCTCGGGCCGCAGGCTGCGATCGGCCGGCCCGTCTTCCGCCGCGTACCCAGCGAGGAGCTCGACGCGGCAGTCGAGGGCCTGGTCGCGGGCTGGCTCGGCGGCCGCGACGGCGGGGAGAGCTTCCGGTCGTTCTGCGACCGCCACACGGACGACGAGCTCGGCGTCCTCATCGGCCGGGAGCCGGCCCGATCGCGCCGGGAAGAAGAGGAGGCAGCATGA